In Rosa chinensis cultivar Old Blush chromosome 1, RchiOBHm-V2, whole genome shotgun sequence, a genomic segment contains:
- the LOC112178898 gene encoding glyoxylate/hydroxypyruvate reductase HPR3, with amino-acid sequence MADGNHSELPTVLILRRCPTIALLEPIVSQKFNLLKAWDSPLPQDQFLTTHASSVQALISSADGPPITAQILHLLPSLKVIATTSAVLDHVDLAECRRRGVAVVDAGKAFAEDAADSAVGLFIDVMRKISASNRYVRDGLWATRGDYPLGSKIGGKKVGIVGLGNIGLEVAKRLEAFGCTVLYNSRSEKPSLSYQFYSNVCELAADSDALIICCALTAETHHMINKEVLSALGREGVIVNVGRRVIIDEKEMVQCLVRGEIRGAGLDVFENEPDVPKELFALDNVVLSLHQAVATHEAIVALGELVTGNLEAFFSNKPLLSPAVIN; translated from the exons ATGGCAGATGGTAATCACAGTGAGCTCCCTACAGTTCTGATACTTCGCCGATGCCCAACCATTGCTCTCTTGGAACCCATAGTCTCTCAAAAATTCAACTTACTGAAAGCCTGGGACTCTCCTCTCCCTCAAGACCAGTTCTTGACCACCCACGCCAGCTCCGTCCAGGCCCTTATCTCCTCCGCCGATGGGCCACCCATCACCGCCCAAATCCTCCACTTGCTCCCCTCCCTCAAAGTCATAGCCACCACCAGCGCCGTCCTTGACCACGTTGACTTGGCCGAGTGTCGACGCCGCGGCGTTGCCGTCGTCGACGCCGGTAAAGCCTTTGCTGAGGACGCTGCTGACTCGGCTGTGGGGCTGTTCATTGATGTCATGAGAAAGATTTCGGCTTCGAATCGGTATGTTAGGGATGGGCTCTGGGCTACCAGAGGAGACTATCCTCTTGGTTCTAAG ATTGGAGGAAAGAAGGTCGGTATTGTTGGATTGGGCAACATTGGGTTAGAAGTTGCAAAACGATTGGAGGCATTTGGCTGCACTGTCTTGTACAATTCGAGGAGTGAAAAGCCATCTTTGtcataccaattttattccaaTGTGTGTGAGCTTGCAGCAGACAGTGATGCTCTCATAATCTGCTGTGCATTGACAGCGGAAACCCACCACATGATCAACAAGGAAGTATTGTCTGCGTTGGGAAGAGAGGGCGTGATTGTTAATGTAGGGCGCAGAGTTATTATCGATGAGAAGGAAATGGTGCAGTGTTTGGTGCGAGGAGAGATAAGGGGTGCTGGCTTGGATGTGTTTGAGAATGAGCCTGATGTTCCTAAAGAGCTCTTTGCATTGGATAATGTTGTGCTGTCACTGCATCAAGCTGTCGCTACCCATGAAGCTATCGTGGCTTTGGGTGAATTAGTAACAGGGAATTTGGAAGCATTTTTCTCAAACAAACCGTTGCTTTCTCCGGCTGTGATTAATTGA